Sequence from the Fragaria vesca subsp. vesca linkage group LG4, FraVesHawaii_1.0, whole genome shotgun sequence genome:
GTTTGCTTCTGAGTTCACATTGTAAAATGTTCAAATCTGCAATTGAGGAGGTGAGCATATGGGGATGGCCTTTGCAGACTGCAGGGTTGCTCACAACTGGGTTTTCGTCTCGGTCTTTCACAATCTTATCAGGCAGAGTCACAGAGGTAAAGCTCAAAACTTTCACTGTATGATCACTTTTATATTGAAAGTGTGTCAACGTAATCTTAACATAAGCATAAACCTATTCCACTTTTCTTTAACCCCTTTTTCTACTTTGGTTGAATAGTGGTCGGATGGAAAGGTTGGATACGTGATTCGAAAGGAAAATTCGTCCTGGGTGCAAAGAAATTGGGGTGCCTCGGCAGTGCAGTTAGATCCCAATACATGGATTCTTGAGTATCGCCGGTGCTCAATATCTGACAACCAAAGATTGGTTTCAGCAGTACTTTCTTTCTTGAAGTATAAACTTTCAAGAGCATTTGGAAAGATTAAGCAGAAGTTTTGGCTCCCCTCTGCTTTTGGAAACAACCAGTACTATGACGTTACTGCTGAATACAACATTAAAATCCCAACCTGATAAGTCAGTGGATTATTTCAGAGGCTCCATGTCTTCTCCCAGCTGATATCATGATCTCATATCTTGTGAGAAGCCTTAAAATGTGATTCCAATGTTTCGTTTGGTATGTGGAACCTGTTGAGCTTAATCATTAACTCGTTTTTCTTATGGATAGTGATCAAAATGTATATTTTGCCTAGCTGATGCAAGAGACCAATTTCTACACAGGCTCATGAATCCAGATAGATATAGTTTAATATTTTGGTCATTCATATAGATCTGCTGTGGTGCCGTGGTCCTGTTTCTCAAATTATTGGCCTTAATTCAATCAAATCTGTAGTCACATGTGAAATTCATTGACATGATCCTACGAAGAATACAATTTACCAGTAGTCTTTACAAGAACAGTAACCATGTTTGTAATGGTGAAACCTAGTCCTATCTCTGATAATAATCTCTCTATCATACACCTTTGAAGCCAACTTCATGAAATTATGGCAATCTTCACAAATCCTGAGATTCTTAACCATGCGAATGCAAGAACCTTTTTTGGCACTAAGCAAACCAAAAGAAACAGCCAACTTCTCACTGTGCCAGAGAATTGCTTCCTTCTTTTCCTCTTCTTCTATATCAACCAAAACGTTACATGTATTGGGAGTATAGCCAACTCGCTTCACCTCACTAACTACCTCATTCAACTTCTCATAGATCTGATCTGCTTGTTTATGACTTCTATCTGCCATTAAAAACTCATGTACCTCATTCTGTAGTTCTATCCTGCTGCATCCCCTCCGCTTTGAGATGCCTCTATTTTTCATTATTTTTCTCACCATAACAACATCCTCCCATCTTCTTTCTTTTGCATAAATGTTGGATAAGAATACAAGGGCTCCATCATGGTCTGGTTCCAGCTCAAGAACCTGTTTTGCAGCAAATTCTCCTAATTCAATCTCACCATGAATCTGACAGGCTGCCATTAAAGATCCCCAAATGACAACATTTGGTGCCAGGGGCATTGTCTCAATAACCTCAAGAGCTTCTCTTAAGAGATTTGCACGGCCATAGAGGTCAACCATGCAACCATAGTGCTTGAGTTTAGGAGTGATATTGTACTCATTCACCATTGATGCAAAAATCTGTCGACCCTCCTCAACGAACCCCGCATGACTACAAGCATAAAGCACTCCCACAAATGTAACAGCGTTGGGCTCTACATTGGCAAGTTTCATTTGACTGAAGAAACTGAGTGCGTTACTGGCATCCCCATGCATGGCAAAGGCACTAATCATAGTGGTCCAAGATATCACATTTCTTCTTGGCATTTTCTCAAATACTTGTCTTGCTCTTTCCAAGCTTCCACATTTCGCATACATATCAATGAGGGCATTGTTGATAGACAAAGCTCCACTGAATCCATTCGTATCAACATATGAATGAACCCATTTAGCTTGATCCAGTGCACCAAGATGAGAACAGGCTGAAATGACACTCAACATGGTGACTGGGTCAGGTCTTAATCCCGAAACTTCCATTTCAGAAAACAATCTAAGTGCCTCTCGAGGTTGATCACTTTCAGCATAACCAGATATCATAGCACTCCAACAGACCAAGTCCTTCTGAACAATTTGGTCAAAAATCTTGCGTGCATCTTCAACCCGTCCCACTTTTGAATACCCAGAGACCATGGCAGTTGCCACTACGAAATTTCTCACTGACGTCTTGTCAAACAATTTCTGAGCCAAATCCATAGAACCACTACCGGCATACACGGCGATAAGAGCACTCAGTATATGAGAGTCAACCACAATATTATTATCCTCAATGAAGTCATGGATTGCCTTCCCATAACTCAACTTCCCAGCACGTCCGCAGGCAGAAAGCATTGCCGAAAGAATCATCTGATCAGGCTTCACATCCGTATTCTTCATCTCCTCAAAGAGGTGGAATGCAATATCATAATGCCCACTCTGACAGTATCTGTTTGTACATTTCACAACTCAAATACATTTCAAGCTTCACAAACATAATAACAACAATTTCCATTTCCAATCTTATAAAAAAATATAAAAAAAAAAATTTCCATTTCCAAGTACAATACATCAAAATTTGAGAATTTCGAACCATACCCATCAATCATAATACTCCAGGCAACAACATCCCGGCTAGGCATTTTATCAAACACTTGGCGTGCATCCATAACCCTCCCACAAGCAGCATACATTCTGACCAAAACCGTCTGCACAAACGGGTCGGAATCATAGCCCAACTTGCAAGCAAGCCCATGAATCTCCAAACCCTCAGCCAGAACCACAGCTCTCGACACGGCCTTCAACAATGGCGGGAAGCTGAACCGGTCGAGAGCGACACCCTCCCTCCGCATGGTCTCATAGACCAAGAGGGCCTTTTCGGGCTCGCGGCAGCGCGAAAGCTCACGGAGAAGCTTGTTGCAGAGGTGGGTTTGGGGTTTGGGGATTTGGTGGAAGAGGGAGAGGGGGTAGTGGAGAGAAGGGGAGAGAGGGAAGGAGGAGAGGAGGAGTTTGGAGAGGAGAAAGTGGGAGCGGTCGGGGTTGGTTTTGAGGATTTGGGCGTGGAGTTGTTTGAGGTGGGTGAGGTTGGTGGAGGAGGAGAGGGATTTGAAGAGGGTTGTGGGTGTGGTGTTTAGGTTTGTTGGGGTTCGGGGTGTGTTTGGGTTTGGGTTTGGGGGGTGAGGGAGGGATAGAGTGGTGCAGGGTAGCGTTGACATTGTGTGTCCGAAGTGAGGAAGCAAGCAAAGTGATTGTCACGAGTGGGTTTCTCAGGGCCGTTGCGCCGGCGGCATTTGTTCGGAAATCAAAAGTTTTGAATTTGCAGTGTGTTATAAATGGAGGGAAGCATGATGGGTGTTATATAAAGTTTTATGAACCTTATCCGCGAAGGAGAAATCTACAATACATGTACCACGATTTTTTTTTTTATTACCAGGAAACGCCGTGTAGCCGCCGTCAAGTTGAATTCATGAAGCTGACTTGGCCCTGCTGTGGTGGATCATCGACTGCTTGCCTCTAATAGTACATTCCTGTGTATCGTGTTTTAAAAAGCGGGACGCTAACCGGCAACAAAACGCCTCGCCTTTCCCCAATGCCTTTGTATTAGGCGATGGACAATTAGGCGGCCAACCAGGGTGCCGCCCAGCCCGCCTAGGAGGATAGGCACTCTCGCCTTGTTTGTCATTCAATCTAGTTTGCATGCCAGCTCCAATTGAACATAGATTTTGACTCAACTGGAACGCATGAATCTGTACAGTTACATATGCATGCAGCATGCTGATAAGCATTTGTGCTTGTATTAAAAGTCTAGTAGAGAATATTGTGTAATTACTGTAGATATCCTTCTGTATCATTAGATATTGCTCATGTATCTTTACAAGATATTCCTTGTCTTTCTTGGCTCCCTACTTTATTGGGGATTACTTGTTCACTACTAGGAAAAAAGGCTTAAGAGACGAAATTTTTCAAATTCGTCGCTTAAGTAACAACTTAAGAGACGAAATTATTTTTCGTCTCTTAAGTGAGCACTTATGAGACGAAACTGGTTTCCTCTCTTAAGTGAAAACTTATGCGACGAAATTGAAAAATTCGTCGCATAAGTGAGAACTAATGCTACGNNNNNNNNNNNNNNNNNNNNNNNNNNNNNNNNNNNNNNNNNNNNNNNNNNNNNNNNNNNNNNNNNNNNNNNNNNNNNNNNNNNNNNNNNNNNNNNNNNNNNNNNNNNNNNNNNNNNNNNNNNNNNNNNNNNNNNNNNNNNNNNNNNNNNNNNNNNNNNNNNNNNNNNNNNNNNNNNNNNNNNNNNNNNNNNNNNNNNNNNNNNNNNNNNNNNNNNNNNNNNNNNNNNNNNNNNNNNNNNNNNNNNNNNNNNNNNNNNNNNNNNNNNNNNNNNNNNNNNNNNNNNNNNNNNNNNNNNNNNNNNNNNNNNNNNNNNNNNNNNNNNNNNNNNNNNNNNNNNNNNNNNNNNNNNNNNNNNNNNNNNNNNNNNNNNNNNNNNNNNNNNNNNNNNNNNNNNNNNNNNNNNNNNNNNNNNNNNNNNNNNNNNNNNNNNNNNNNNNNNNNNNNNNNNNNNNNNNNNNNNNNNNNNNNNNNNNNNNNNNNNNNNNNNNNNNNNNNNNNNNNNNTTTTTTTTTTATTATATTGAAAACACTTAAGTGACGAAATATTTCGTCGCTTAAGTTAGAAATGTTCGTCGCATAAGTCTATGTGACGAATTTGTTTTCGTCGCTTAAGTAGTTTAGCGACGAAACGTAATTCGTCGCTTAACAGGAACCTAAGCGACGAAATACATGTTTCGTCGCTTAGATACCTATGCGACACCACCTATGCGACGACTCTTAAGCAACGAAAATTTTGTCGCTTAAGTACTTATGCGACGAAATTTCACTCTTAAGCGACGAAACCATTTCGTCACATAAGTCCTAACTTCTAGTAGTGGTTGTACACATATGCTTTGTATATAACTCTTCCATATCAATAAGATTATTCATTCCGTCTCAAACACCTTTTCTATATGGTATCAAGAGCGGGTTAAAATTCCTTAGCTCTCCTCTCTTTTCTTTTCTTTTTTTTCTTCTGTAGCAATTTTTTTTTTTCGTCTCCTCATGGCACTTGAAGACGAAGTCCTTTCCCACCCTTCCAATAGTGGTAGCAGTTCTTCCGTTGATGAATCAACTAATCCTTTGTTTCTCCATCATTCTAATCATCCTGGTTTGCTCCTCGTGTCAAAGAAATTGACCAGTGACAATTATAACTCTTGGTGTCGTGCTATGCCGATCTCTTTGAGTGCCAAGAACAAAACTGGTTTTATTACAGGTAAGATCAAGGAGCCTTCTACAATCATAAATCCAGATGAGCATGCGCTTTTGCAGCGTTGCAATGATATGGTCCTCTCCTGGATCCTTAATTCTCTTGAGCCGGACCTCGCCAATTCGGTTCTCTCATGTACTACTCCTTATGCTATCTGGGAAGATCTTCGAGAATGATTTGCTTTGGGCAATGCTCCACGCATATTCCAAGTTCAGCGAGATATCTATCGAATTGAGCAAGGACAAACTTCTGTTGCTGCCTACTATACCAAGTTAAAGGCACTTTGGGATGAGCTTGCGTCCTACAACGCCTCGGTAACCTGCACCTGTGGAGCACAAAACGATCGCAGTAAGTTGATGCAATTTCTTTTGGGATTAAATGAATCTTATGTTGCTACTCGTGGACAGATTTTGTTGATGAATCTGTTGCCTTCCGTACGCCAAGCCTATGCCACTCTCACTCAAGAAGAAAAGCAGCGTGAACTTGGCTCTTGTTCCTTCTGATACAGTAGCCATGGCTGTGCGCACTCACAATGCTCCCAAGGCGCCACATCAAAACCAAAGCAACTTCTCTCGCAATTGTGCCCCTGTTCAGTGTACCTATTGTGGTTTGAAGTATCATACCGAAGACACATGTCACAAAAAGCATGGATTCCCCCCAGGTCACCGTTTTACAAACCTCGCAATCAACGACAAGGAAATTCAACTGTGCCTCGTCACAATACTTCTGCAAATCATGTTGATTCTACTCCATCTTTTAGGGAACTTCAAGCCACACTTCCAAATCTCACAGAAGATCAGTATGCTCAGGTTATTGCTGCTTTAACTCCTCCCACGCCGACAACTCCTCAAGCCAATGCAGCTTCTGCCTCTGAATTTGCCTTAGGTTTGTCGCATGTTACTCCCGATCGATGGATCATCGATAGTGGAGCCACCGATCATATTGTTAATTCACCAACATTATTTACCAATGCTTGCACGAATGCTTCATTGCCATCAGTCTCTTTGCCTAGTGGTGCGAAAGCCGCTATATCCATGAAGGGTTCCATTAAAATCAATAATGTTGTTTTGAAAGATGTTCTTTGTGTACCTTCTTTCAATGTTAATCTTCTCTCTGTTGGAAGAACCATTGATGATTTGCATTGTTCGGTAACCTTTTTTCCTACTTGGTGTATTTTGCAGGACTAGGCTACGAGGATGATGATTGGTGTGGGTAAGCGACGAGGAGACTTGTATTACCTTGTCGCGTTGGCTTCCATCCATCCTACTAAACATCCTTTCGTTGGTCATCTCACAATCTCTTCCGACCTCTGGCACCGCCGCTTGGGACATCCATCTTCAGCTTGTTTACAATACCTAGCCAATACATCTCTTTCTTTTCGTTTTGATCCTAGTCATAGGTGTGACATTTGTCCGTTGGCAAAACAAACTCGTCACCCTT
This genomic interval carries:
- the LOC101295414 gene encoding pentatricopeptide repeat-containing protein At4g14820-like, with the translated sequence MSTLPCTTLSLPHPPNPNPNTPRTPTNLNTTPTTLFKSLSSSTNLTHLKQLHAQILKTNPDRSHFLLSKLLLSSFPLSPSLHYPLSLFHQIPKPQTHLCNKLLRELSRCREPEKALLVYETMRREGVALDRFSFPPLLKAVSRAVVLAEGLEIHGLACKLGYDSDPFVQTVLVRMYAACGRVMDARQVFDKMPSRDVVAWSIMIDGYCQSGHYDIAFHLFEEMKNTDVKPDQMILSAMLSACGRAGKLSYGKAIHDFIEDNNIVVDSHILSALIAVYAGSGSMDLAQKLFDKTSVRNFVVATAMVSGYSKVGRVEDARKIFDQIVQKDLVCWSAMISGYAESDQPREALRLFSEMEVSGLRPDPVTMLSVISACSHLGALDQAKWVHSYVDTNGFSGALSINNALIDMYAKCGSLERARQVFEKMPRRNVISWTTMISAFAMHGDASNALSFFSQMKLANVEPNAVTFVGVLYACSHAGFVEEGRQIFASMVNEYNITPKLKHYGCMVDLYGRANLLREALEVIETMPLAPNVVIWGSLMAACQIHGEIELGEFAAKQVLELEPDHDGALVFLSNIYAKERRWEDVVMVRKIMKNRGISKRRGCSRIELQNEVHEFLMADRSHKQADQIYEKLNEVVSEVKRVGYTPNTCNVLVDIEEEEKKEAILWHSEKLAVSFGLLSAKKGSCIRMVKNLRICEDCHNFMKLASKVYDREIIIRDRTRFHHYKHGYCSCKDYW